The Synergistaceae bacterium genome window below encodes:
- a CDS encoding bifunctional enoyl-CoA hydratase/phosphate acetyltransferase produces the protein MEQIRSLSQLLEYAGKIGAEKGPKKLSVAMAEDAGLLTAIEEARKAGFAEAILVGNGDKMKTAAEQSGVDLSNYELIDERDEPAMGIAAVTQVSSKKADIYMKGQIHTNNFLRAMLNKECGLRRGRNTISHCYFHSVEGFDRIFFISDAAFNMYPDLAAKADITQNTVDLARSFGVAEPKVAVLAAVEVVNPDMPATLDAAALTQMNRRGQIKNCIVDGPFALDNAVSEESARTKGIVSPVAGKADIFIVPDIDSGNMLAKGIVYFSKNETAGLILGASAPIVLTSRADSNRAKLLSIAAAVVLSDFNK, from the coding sequence ATGGAACAGATTCGTTCGCTTTCGCAGCTTTTGGAGTACGCAGGCAAGATAGGCGCGGAGAAGGGCCCGAAGAAGCTCTCGGTGGCAATGGCGGAGGACGCGGGGCTTCTTACCGCGATAGAGGAGGCGCGCAAGGCGGGATTCGCCGAGGCCATCCTGGTCGGAAACGGCGACAAGATGAAGACGGCCGCGGAGCAGTCCGGGGTCGACCTGTCCAACTACGAGCTCATAGACGAGCGTGACGAACCGGCGATGGGCATCGCCGCAGTGACCCAGGTCTCGTCGAAGAAGGCGGACATCTACATGAAGGGGCAGATCCACACCAACAACTTCCTCCGCGCCATGCTCAACAAGGAGTGCGGCCTTCGCAGGGGAAGGAACACCATCTCCCACTGCTACTTCCACAGCGTGGAGGGCTTCGACAGGATCTTCTTCATCTCCGACGCGGCCTTCAACATGTACCCCGACCTCGCCGCGAAGGCCGATATAACGCAGAACACCGTCGACCTTGCCCGCTCTTTCGGAGTTGCCGAGCCCAAGGTGGCGGTTCTGGCCGCGGTCGAGGTCGTGAACCCGGACATGCCCGCGACCCTGGACGCGGCGGCCCTCACCCAGATGAACAGGCGCGGGCAGATCAAGAACTGCATAGTGGACGGACCGTTCGCCCTCGACAACGCCGTCAGCGAGGAGTCGGCCAGGACGAAGGGGATAGTCTCCCCCGTGGCGGGCAAGGCGGACATCTTCATAGTGCCCGACATCGACTCGGGCAACATGCTCGCGAAGGGGATTGTCTACTTCTCCAAGAACGAGACGGCGGGGCTGATCCTCGGCGCCTCCGCGCCGATAGTGCTGACGAGCAGGGCGGACTCCAACAGGGCGAAGCTCCTCTCTATCGCCGCTGCGGTGGTCCTGTCCGACTTCAACAAGTAG
- the buk gene encoding butyrate kinase — MSLHVLAINPGSTSTKIAWFTDGHEEWRETVRHDPEGLSHFPSVADQFQFRLDTIAEATASKGASFDDLSAVAGRGGLVEPVPGGTYLVDDSLLARLRMGKPWEHASNLGGILADAICRPRKIPAFIVDPVAVDEMIPMAKLTGLKELPKVSLSHTLNVKATVRRAAADLGKMWDELNFVVAHVGGGITVCTHEKGRMTDLNNANDFGPFSPERSGGLPAGDLIRRCLESGLTEKEMLRRVVGGGGLVAYTGTSDVREVKEMAAKGDRVAKLAYEGMAYWVARDIGAMAVALSGKVDAILLTGGVAYDGDFVTLVQKRVQWIAPVLTYPGEDEMPALAEGAFRVLRDEEKEKIYSDYATGGDR; from the coding sequence ATGTCGTTGCACGTGCTCGCAATCAATCCCGGCTCGACGAGCACCAAGATCGCATGGTTCACCGACGGCCATGAGGAGTGGAGAGAGACGGTCAGACACGATCCCGAGGGGCTGTCGCATTTTCCCTCGGTGGCGGACCAGTTTCAGTTTAGGCTCGACACGATAGCGGAGGCGACGGCGTCAAAGGGCGCCTCTTTCGACGATCTCTCCGCCGTCGCCGGCAGGGGAGGCCTTGTCGAACCGGTTCCGGGAGGCACATACCTGGTCGACGACTCGCTGCTCGCTCGCCTTAGGATGGGCAAGCCCTGGGAGCATGCCTCCAACCTTGGCGGGATCCTGGCGGACGCGATCTGCCGCCCGAGGAAAATCCCAGCGTTCATCGTCGACCCCGTCGCGGTCGACGAGATGATCCCCATGGCCAAGCTGACCGGCTTGAAGGAGCTGCCCAAGGTGTCGCTGAGTCATACTCTCAACGTGAAGGCCACGGTACGCCGAGCCGCCGCGGACCTGGGAAAAATGTGGGACGAGCTCAACTTCGTCGTCGCGCACGTAGGAGGCGGCATCACGGTCTGCACCCACGAGAAGGGGCGCATGACCGACCTCAACAACGCCAACGACTTCGGCCCCTTCTCTCCCGAGAGGAGCGGGGGGCTTCCAGCCGGGGACCTGATACGCCGCTGCCTGGAGAGCGGACTCACCGAGAAGGAGATGCTCAGGAGGGTGGTCGGCGGGGGAGGCCTCGTCGCCTACACGGGCACCAGCGATGTCCGCGAGGTCAAGGAAATGGCGGCGAAGGGCGACAGGGTGGCGAAACTGGCCTACGAGGGCATGGCCTACTGGGTGGCCCGCGACATAGGTGCCATGGCAGTGGCCCTTTCCGGCAAAGTGGACGCGATCCTGCTCACCGGCGGCGTCGCCTACGACGGGGATTTTGTGACACTTGTACAGAAGCGGGTTCAGTGGATTGCGCCCGTGCTGACCTACCCGGGCGAGGACGAGATGCCCGCTCTGGCCGAGGGTGCCTTCCGTGTTCTGAGGGACGAGGAGAAGGAGAAGATTTATTCCGACTACGCAACAGGAGGAGATCGCTGA
- a CDS encoding HD domain-containing protein, with amino-acid sequence MPKSTLLRPAGRVAISLLLLLFTCGGALAKNSGYRVMMINSYHSTDSWTAETIEGIRQTLLSEGAELDLQMEFLDSKHDSSAESIKAFRDYVIRKYSGRQLDLIVCTGDEALSFVKSIQPRFFPDVPAVFCGVMVDDMYDPRASPMMTGIFEGLDIRGTAELALKLFPRTQNLALVSDMSDAGMGVVSRARRELFGLRDNLNIIDLFGLTKSQLQDSLSALPPATVILMLVYFGDGRGNYFSPRQSSAIVRDSCSYPLFSLWSIFPDEGALGGSVLRAGMHGEKAGQIGLRLLHGEPPADIPALTDRDFISVLNHDELFRFGLSASALPEGAIVVHEPPPSFVLNWRLVLVNAAVIAACVLYISLLLFNERRRRRAARSLTLRKSMWEGLFGNAPEAFVVIDDKNVVHNVNKAFTRLFGYSREESIGRDVDDLVAANSGIRPEAVEVTNRLKRGEAVHEESVRTGKHGKRVEVSIQGSLFPWPDGGAYGYAIYTDISGRVRDEQAMEHHIISESAVAAASRTLLSGSSFGGIPRTLEEMAILAGADNGFFVEFDPSGMIEREALFYEDKASWSSSPHVSDILSTEGVDEINRRLEEKGRLLLDARRELPLENAARARELLRRFGSPLLIMPVFSGESARGWVGLRMLQDSLPSSIDSALTVFCDLMGSVIQQERRRASATENARILEGTSHGMVEILGRTLAMKDPYTVGHQFEVARLARAMAIRGGFDEDFVEKVYYAGLVHDLGKIVVPSSILSKPGRLNDVEFAIIKEHAFHGWEILSSAEFPWPLAEIVFQHHERLDGSGYPNRLKGSDIMAEARLIAVADVVEAMTSHRPYRPGLGIEAALDEVRSGSGKLFDPLAVELCLAVMEDGFLFDEKNYELALP; translated from the coding sequence ATGCCCAAGTCGACTCTACTGCGCCCGGCCGGCCGGGTTGCAATTTCGTTGCTCCTCCTGCTTTTCACGTGCGGTGGAGCGCTGGCAAAGAACAGCGGTTACCGGGTGATGATGATAAATTCCTATCACTCCACCGACTCGTGGACGGCGGAGACCATCGAAGGGATCAGGCAGACTCTCCTGTCCGAGGGCGCCGAGCTCGACTTGCAGATGGAGTTCTTGGATTCCAAGCACGACAGCTCGGCCGAGTCCATAAAGGCCTTCCGCGACTACGTCATCAGGAAATATTCGGGCAGGCAGCTGGACCTGATAGTTTGCACCGGCGACGAGGCGCTGAGTTTCGTCAAAAGCATCCAGCCGAGGTTCTTCCCCGATGTGCCGGCGGTCTTTTGCGGGGTGATGGTGGACGATATGTACGACCCTCGGGCCAGCCCCATGATGACTGGAATTTTCGAGGGTCTGGATATTCGCGGGACGGCTGAGCTGGCCCTCAAGCTCTTCCCGCGCACACAAAACCTGGCGCTCGTGAGCGACATGTCCGACGCCGGGATGGGCGTGGTGAGCCGCGCGAGAAGGGAGCTCTTCGGCCTGAGGGATAACTTGAACATAATCGATCTGTTCGGCCTCACGAAATCGCAGCTTCAGGACAGCCTCTCGGCCCTTCCCCCCGCGACCGTCATCCTCATGCTCGTGTATTTCGGGGACGGCAGGGGCAACTACTTCTCCCCCCGCCAGAGCTCCGCCATCGTGAGGGACTCGTGTTCCTACCCGCTGTTCAGCCTCTGGAGCATTTTTCCAGACGAGGGCGCCCTGGGGGGAAGCGTTCTTCGGGCGGGTATGCACGGCGAGAAAGCCGGCCAGATCGGGCTGAGGCTTCTCCACGGCGAGCCGCCCGCGGACATCCCCGCGCTGACAGACAGGGATTTCATCTCCGTGCTCAACCACGACGAGCTCTTCCGTTTTGGACTGTCGGCGAGCGCTCTTCCCGAGGGAGCGATAGTGGTTCACGAGCCTCCTCCCTCGTTTGTGCTGAATTGGCGGCTTGTCCTCGTCAACGCGGCCGTGATAGCGGCATGCGTTCTGTACATCTCCCTGCTGCTCTTCAACGAGCGCCGCCGGAGGAGGGCCGCCCGGTCTCTGACCCTTCGGAAATCCATGTGGGAAGGGCTGTTCGGCAACGCCCCCGAGGCGTTCGTAGTGATCGACGACAAGAACGTGGTCCACAACGTAAACAAAGCGTTCACCAGGCTGTTCGGCTACTCCAGGGAAGAGTCTATCGGAAGGGACGTGGACGACTTGGTCGCGGCGAACTCCGGCATCAGGCCCGAGGCCGTAGAGGTGACGAACAGGCTGAAACGGGGCGAGGCCGTCCACGAGGAGAGCGTCCGCACCGGCAAGCATGGAAAACGCGTCGAAGTAAGCATCCAGGGGTCGTTGTTCCCCTGGCCCGACGGCGGTGCCTATGGTTACGCGATATACACCGACATCTCAGGACGAGTCAGGGACGAACAGGCGATGGAGCACCACATAATCTCGGAGTCCGCCGTAGCGGCTGCATCCCGTACTCTGCTGTCCGGCAGCTCCTTCGGAGGGATCCCCCGGACCCTAGAGGAGATGGCAATTCTAGCAGGAGCGGACAATGGGTTCTTCGTCGAGTTTGACCCCTCCGGCATGATAGAGCGAGAGGCGCTCTTCTACGAGGACAAGGCCTCCTGGAGTTCGTCTCCGCATGTGTCCGACATCCTCTCCACAGAGGGGGTAGACGAGATCAACCGACGCCTGGAGGAGAAAGGACGCCTTCTCTTGGACGCTAGAAGGGAGCTGCCCCTTGAAAACGCCGCCCGCGCGAGGGAGCTGCTCCGTCGTTTCGGGAGCCCTCTCCTGATCATGCCGGTCTTCTCCGGCGAATCCGCCCGGGGGTGGGTAGGGCTGCGCATGCTGCAGGACTCGCTGCCCTCCTCGATCGACTCCGCACTCACGGTCTTTTGCGATCTTATGGGAAGCGTCATCCAGCAGGAGAGGCGGCGCGCATCGGCGACGGAGAACGCGAGGATCCTCGAGGGTACGTCCCACGGGATGGTCGAGATCCTCGGGCGAACCCTGGCTATGAAGGACCCCTACACGGTAGGGCACCAATTCGAGGTGGCCAGGCTCGCTCGTGCGATGGCTATTCGCGGGGGATTCGACGAGGATTTCGTCGAGAAGGTCTACTACGCCGGCCTTGTGCACGACCTCGGAAAGATCGTCGTCCCGTCGTCGATCCTCTCAAAGCCGGGGCGACTCAACGACGTGGAGTTCGCCATAATAAAAGAGCACGCGTTTCACGGATGGGAAATACTCTCATCGGCGGAGTTTCCCTGGCCCCTGGCGGAGATCGTGTTCCAGCATCACGAACGGCTCGACGGCTCCGGCTACCCCAATAGGCTGAAGGGCTCCGACATCATGGCGGAGGCGCGCCTGATCGCAGTCGCGGACGTCGTGGAGGCGATGACCTCTCACAGGCCCTATCGCCCCGGGCTTGGAATCGAGGCGGCGTTGGACGAGGTACGCTCCGGAAGCGGCAAACTGTTCGACCCGCTCGCCGTCGAGCTGTGCCTCGCGGTGATGGAGGACGGGTTCCTCTTCGACGAGAAAAACTACGAGCTGGCCCTTCCCTGA
- a CDS encoding bifunctional enoyl-CoA hydratase/phosphate acetyltransferase: MTADGKSLSRRAGEGIDFLIEESRKGRPMTLALACPYGDDALGAACRAQREGVVKTILIGDEARIRATAEKDGCDTTGVTIIDESDDDRAIARSVQMVSSGDADFLMKGLVKTSALLKAVLNKEWGLRTGSLLSHLFLFEIGALGGKVVGISDGGMNTYPDLDAKVKIIENSVACFHRIGVPQPKIAALAAVEAVNPDMKATMDAAALAKMNERGQIKGCLVDGPLALDNAVSEEAARIKGISSPVAGNADMLLVPDIESGNFVGKVLIYMTGCKGAGVVLGARKPIVLTSRFDSVETKLLSISLGAVVARG, translated from the coding sequence ATGACGGCAGATGGCAAGTCGCTCTCCCGCCGTGCGGGGGAGGGGATCGATTTTCTGATCGAGGAGAGCAGGAAGGGGCGTCCGATGACGCTGGCGCTGGCCTGCCCGTACGGCGATGACGCATTGGGCGCCGCGTGCAGGGCGCAGAGGGAGGGGGTCGTGAAGACCATCCTGATCGGCGACGAGGCACGCATCCGGGCGACAGCGGAGAAGGACGGCTGCGACACGACCGGCGTCACCATAATCGACGAGTCCGACGACGACAGGGCGATAGCCAGAAGCGTGCAGATGGTCTCCTCCGGCGACGCGGACTTCCTCATGAAGGGGCTGGTCAAGACGTCGGCCCTTCTAAAGGCCGTGCTTAACAAGGAGTGGGGCCTGAGGACCGGGTCCCTCCTGTCGCACCTCTTCCTGTTCGAGATAGGGGCCCTCGGGGGCAAGGTCGTCGGAATCTCCGACGGAGGCATGAACACCTACCCGGACCTCGACGCCAAGGTGAAGATAATCGAGAACTCGGTCGCCTGCTTCCACAGGATAGGCGTCCCTCAGCCGAAGATAGCCGCGCTGGCGGCGGTAGAGGCGGTCAACCCGGACATGAAGGCCACGATGGATGCGGCGGCGCTCGCCAAGATGAACGAGAGAGGTCAGATAAAGGGCTGCCTCGTGGACGGCCCTCTCGCCCTGGACAATGCTGTGAGCGAGGAGGCGGCCAGGATAAAGGGCATCTCCTCACCCGTGGCGGGCAACGCCGACATGCTGCTTGTCCCGGACATAGAGTCCGGAAACTTCGTGGGCAAGGTGCTGATCTACATGACCGGCTGCAAGGGCGCGGGCGTCGTCCTCGGGGCGAGGAAGCCCATAGTCCTCACCAGCCGCTTCGACAGCGTGGAGACCAAGCTGCTTTCGATCTCACTGGGCGCCGTGGTCGCCCGTGGTTGA
- a CDS encoding EamA family transporter: protein MSMHWAGVMAALVTGVSWGVVSPVGRILALRGVDMTTTVVLRAFFVAIFMLLWILLTDRRALRLTPKEGISLAIYSIFAIPMTGACFMYSLEYLTVPQALIIHYTFPLVTLLGDLWITKERPTPLQYVAAALVIAGVWTGVFSKGEPGESFSLPGILWGAMAVVGLSGQFIAGRVMISREKMPAAKLLFYSHLLGWLIMATIKHLSAGWGDIPALGAHDLGMILIITFFGSILAYGAYCVSLKYISAATSSHICTIEIPTGIILAALMSNEMPTAREVTGSLMIVAAILLASMPKGSLRGQREDDGQSM, encoded by the coding sequence ATGTCCATGCACTGGGCGGGCGTCATGGCCGCGTTGGTAACCGGCGTCTCTTGGGGAGTGGTGAGCCCCGTCGGTCGGATACTCGCCCTCAGGGGCGTAGATATGACCACCACCGTAGTTCTGCGTGCATTTTTCGTGGCGATTTTCATGCTCCTGTGGATTCTCCTGACGGATCGCAGGGCACTCCGGCTGACGCCCAAGGAGGGCATCTCGCTGGCGATCTACTCCATCTTCGCCATCCCAATGACCGGCGCCTGCTTCATGTACTCCCTGGAGTACCTCACGGTTCCGCAGGCTTTGATAATCCACTACACCTTCCCGCTCGTGACCCTGTTGGGCGACCTGTGGATCACGAAGGAGCGCCCGACACCGCTCCAGTACGTGGCGGCGGCGCTGGTGATCGCGGGCGTATGGACGGGGGTTTTCTCGAAGGGCGAGCCGGGGGAGAGCTTCTCGCTTCCCGGCATACTCTGGGGAGCGATGGCGGTGGTCGGGCTTTCAGGGCAGTTCATCGCCGGACGGGTGATGATCTCGCGCGAGAAAATGCCGGCCGCGAAGCTGCTTTTTTACTCCCACCTACTCGGTTGGCTGATAATGGCGACGATAAAACACCTCTCGGCCGGATGGGGCGACATCCCCGCCCTGGGGGCTCACGACCTGGGGATGATACTGATCATAACCTTCTTCGGGAGCATCCTGGCCTACGGCGCCTACTGCGTGTCGCTGAAGTACATCTCTGCGGCGACGTCAAGCCACATCTGCACGATAGAGATACCCACGGGCATCATCCTGGCGGCGCTTATGAGCAACGAGATGCCCACCGCACGAGAGGTGACGGGAAGCCTCATGATCGTAGCGGCGATACTGCTCGCCTCCATGCCGAAGGGCTCGCTTCGAGGACAACGAGAGGATGACGGTCAGTCCATGTAG
- a CDS encoding bifunctional 2-keto-4-hydroxyglutarate aldolase/2-keto-3-deoxy-6-phosphogluconate aldolase has protein sequence MNVQKHEVLQRLSDLGVVGIISARDMDDGVSTAEAVFEGGIDVLEFSTSCPYVFEIMYEVVERGRCKGLTLGAGAVSDASTARRCIDAGVDFIGSFFFDEDVARMCNSFGTAYIPGVGTISEIAKAMEWGVDLTRAFPGDVLGPKFIRAARTALPKARVMPLGGVAPVNLDDWFQAGAFAVGGGAGLLKPAGVEGDYQAIAKTAEHVVTQIALIRACLE, from the coding sequence ATGAACGTTCAAAAGCATGAAGTGCTCCAGCGACTGTCCGACCTCGGAGTGGTCGGGATAATAAGCGCCAGGGACATGGACGACGGGGTGTCCACAGCCGAGGCCGTCTTCGAGGGAGGAATCGACGTGCTCGAGTTTTCGACCTCGTGCCCGTATGTCTTCGAGATCATGTACGAGGTGGTCGAGCGAGGACGATGCAAGGGATTGACCCTGGGCGCAGGGGCGGTTTCCGATGCCTCCACCGCGAGACGGTGCATCGACGCGGGGGTAGACTTTATCGGCTCGTTCTTCTTCGACGAGGACGTCGCGAGGATGTGCAACAGCTTCGGCACGGCCTACATACCAGGAGTCGGCACAATATCGGAGATAGCAAAGGCCATGGAATGGGGCGTGGATCTGACGAGGGCCTTTCCGGGAGACGTTCTGGGCCCCAAGTTCATCAGGGCCGCCCGCACCGCCCTGCCGAAAGCCAGGGTCATGCCCCTGGGCGGGGTCGCACCGGTCAACTTGGATGACTGGTTCCAAGCGGGCGCCTTCGCCGTGGGGGGAGGAGCGGGACTCCTCAAGCCGGCGGGAGTCGAGGGCGACTACCAGGCCATCGCGAAGACCGCAGAGCACGTGGTCACTCAGATAGCCCTTATTCGAGCATGCCTGGAATAG
- a CDS encoding class IV aminotransferase, with protein MSLCYMDGEFMPKERATLPVTDYIILRGVGVFESISTFRRRPLMLTPHLERLANSSDSASMTLPLSIEEIKEVIREGISRMTEDCLVRPYITGGDISISGTFPAARLFILFEKVQKPAPEVYSNGVLLCPVDGGRHIPGIKSIDYMLSYSGFAKHEDAFEVLYCPDGEITEAAHSSFFLYSGGKLITAPLSRVLKGTMRAIILQLASEKGMEIEERCPLLSELTDADEAFITGSVKEVVPVVRIGDQVIGNGKPGSVTKMLHRTMLEEIVRWLE; from the coding sequence ATGTCATTGTGCTATATGGACGGCGAGTTCATGCCGAAGGAGAGGGCGACACTCCCCGTCACCGATTACATCATACTGCGCGGGGTCGGAGTCTTCGAGTCGATCAGTACCTTTAGAAGGCGTCCACTGATGCTGACCCCTCACCTGGAGCGCCTGGCAAACTCGTCCGACAGCGCCTCCATGACGCTTCCCCTCTCCATCGAGGAGATAAAAGAGGTCATACGAGAGGGGATATCGAGGATGACAGAGGATTGCCTGGTCCGACCCTACATCACCGGAGGGGACATCTCCATATCCGGGACTTTCCCGGCGGCGCGGCTCTTCATACTGTTCGAGAAGGTCCAGAAGCCGGCGCCGGAGGTATACTCCAACGGAGTGCTGCTCTGCCCCGTGGACGGAGGGCGCCACATACCGGGCATCAAGAGCATCGACTACATGTTATCCTACTCCGGCTTCGCCAAGCACGAGGACGCGTTCGAGGTACTCTACTGCCCCGACGGGGAGATAACGGAGGCCGCACACAGCTCGTTTTTCCTTTACTCCGGGGGCAAGCTGATCACCGCTCCTCTCTCCCGCGTCCTCAAGGGAACCATGAGGGCTATTATTCTGCAGCTCGCCTCGGAAAAGGGGATGGAGATCGAGGAGAGGTGCCCTCTCCTCTCCGAGTTGACAGACGCCGATGAGGCCTTCATCACCGGCTCGGTGAAGGAAGTGGTCCCCGTGGTCAGGATCGGCGACCAGGTCATTGGGAACGGAAAACCGGGATCGGTTACAAAGATGTTGCACCGAACGATGCTGGAGGAGATTGTGCGCTGGCTCGAATGA